From the genome of Cyanobium sp. ATX 6F1:
GAGCTCAAGGCCGCCCACCCCGATCGGGTGCTGCTCTACCGCCTCGGGGACTTCTTCGAATTCTTCTTCGAGGACGCCCTGCTGCTCTCGCGCCTGCTGGAGCTCACCCTCACCGGCAAGGAGGCGGGCAAGCGCCTCGGCCGGGTACCGATGGCGGGGATCCCCCACCACGCCGTCGAGCGTTACTGCGCTGAGCTGGTGCGCCACGGCCTCAGCATCGCCCTCTGCGATCAGCTGGAGGCGGTGGCCGCCAAGGGCAGCCTGCTCAAGCGCGGCATCACCCGGGTGATCACCCCCGGCACGGTGCTGGAAGAGGGCCTGCTGGCGGCCCGGCGCAACAACTGGCTGGCGGCGGTGGTGCTGGAGGGGCCCCGCTGGGGCCTGGCGGTCACCGATGTGAGCACGGGGGAGTTCCGGGTCACCGAGCGGGAGGGCACCGACCGCCTGCACCAGGAACTGCTGCAGCTGGAGGTGGCCGAACTGCTCTGGCCGGGAGAAGCGTCGCCCCCCCCCTGGTGCCCTGAGGGTCTGCGGCTCACGCCCCTGCCCACCACCCCCTTCGCCAGCGCCGAGGCCCGCCGCACCCTGCTGGAGCGCTTCGCCTTGGCTAGCCTCACTGGATTGGGGCTGGGGGAGACCCCCCTGGGGCTGCGGGCCGCCGGCGGCCTGGTGCGCTACCTCGATGACACCCAACCGGGCAGCTCGATCCCCCTGGAGCTACCCCGCACCTGGTCCGCCGGCGATGAGCTGGTGCTGGATGCCCAGACCCGCCGCAACCTGGAGCTGACCCGCACCCAGATGGGCGGCGCGTTTCACGGCTCGCTGCTTTGGGTGCTGGATCGAACGCTCACGGCCATGGGGGGCCGCCGGCTGCGGCGCTGGCTGGAGGCCCCCCTGGTGGAGCTGACGCGCATCCGCGCCCGCCAGGAGAGCGTCAGCGAACTGGTGGCCCAGCGCTCCCTGCGCCTGGCCCTGCGCCGGCTGTTGCGGCCCATGGGCGACCTGGAGCGCCTGGCGGGCCGGGCGGGGGCCGGCTCCGCCTCCGCCCGCGACCTGGTGGCGTTGGCCGATGGCCTCGAACGGCTGCCGCGGCTGGCGGCCCTGCTGCAGGAGGCCTCCAGCGCCCCTCTGCGGGATCTGAACGAGCCGCGGCCGGAGCTGGCGGCACTGGCCGCCCTGGTGCGCCACACCCTGCTCGATGCCCCCCCGATGGGCCTCACCGAGGGCGGCCTGATCCACGACGGCGTCGATGAGCGCCTCGATGGCCTGCGCAACCGCCTCGATGACCAGGACGCCTGGCTGGAGGCCCAGGAGCGCCAGGAACGGCGCCTGAGTGGCATCGCCAGCCTGCGGCTGCAGTTCCACCGCAGTTTCGGCTACTTCCTCGCCGTCAGCCGGGCCAAGGCCCTGGCCGTGCCCGAGCACTGGATCCGCCGCCAGACCCTCGCCAACGAGGAGCGCTTCGTCACCCCCGACCTCAAGGCCCGCGAGGGGGCGATCCTGCAGCTCAAGGCCCGCGCCGCCCAGCGCGAATACGAGCTGTTCGCCGAGTTGCGCCAGCGCGTGGGCGCCCAGGCGGGTCCGATCCGCGCCGCCGCCCGCCGGGTGGCCGCCCTCGATGCCCTGGCCGCCCTGGCCGAGGTGGCCGCCACCGGCGGCTACTGCTGCCCGGAGCTCACGGACAGCCGCACCCTGCAGATCGAGGCCGGACGCCATCCGGTGGTGGAGCAGATGCTGGTGGAGGAGCCCTTCACCGCCAACGGCATTCACCTAGGGGAGGAGGGACAGCCCGATCTGCTGGTGCTCACGGGCCCCAACGCCAGCGGCAAGAGCTGCTACCTGCGCCAGATCGGCCTGCTGCAGCTGCTGGCCCAGGTGGGCAGCTGGATTCCGGCCCGCTCCGCCCGTCTGGGGATCTGCGATCGGATCTTCACCCGCGTCGGCGCCGTCGATGACCTGGCCACGGGCCAGTCCACCTTCATGGTCGAGATGGCCGAAACCGCCAACATCCTTCACCACGCAACCGATCGCTCCCTGGTGCTGCTCGATGAGATCGGCCGCGGCACCGCCACCTTCGATGGCCTCTCGATCGCCTGGGCGGTGGCCGAACACCTGGCCGAGGGGATCAGGGCGCGCTCGGTGTTCGCCACCCACTACCACGAGCTCAACGAGCTGGCCGAGCTGCTGCCCAACGTGGCCAACGTGCAGGTGTTGGTGGAAGAAACAGGCGAGCGGCTGAGGTTCCTCCACCAGGTGCGGCCCGGTGGAGCCAGCCGCAGCTACGGCATCGAGGCCGCCCGCCTCGCTGGGGTGCCC
Proteins encoded in this window:
- the mutS gene encoding DNA mismatch repair protein MutS, producing MAGEAKEQLSLIAAPALQGSLFGAAEALAEAPDEADPGTTELDDAALIAQAAARPRKRQARSEPDATETSPGDDNAGVSDLPRWHHHGLVDPEALPPMLRHYVELKAAHPDRVLLYRLGDFFEFFFEDALLLSRLLELTLTGKEAGKRLGRVPMAGIPHHAVERYCAELVRHGLSIALCDQLEAVAAKGSLLKRGITRVITPGTVLEEGLLAARRNNWLAAVVLEGPRWGLAVTDVSTGEFRVTEREGTDRLHQELLQLEVAELLWPGEASPPPWCPEGLRLTPLPTTPFASAEARRTLLERFALASLTGLGLGETPLGLRAAGGLVRYLDDTQPGSSIPLELPRTWSAGDELVLDAQTRRNLELTRTQMGGAFHGSLLWVLDRTLTAMGGRRLRRWLEAPLVELTRIRARQESVSELVAQRSLRLALRRLLRPMGDLERLAGRAGAGSASARDLVALADGLERLPRLAALLQEASSAPLRDLNEPRPELAALAALVRHTLLDAPPMGLTEGGLIHDGVDERLDGLRNRLDDQDAWLEAQERQERRLSGIASLRLQFHRSFGYFLAVSRAKALAVPEHWIRRQTLANEERFVTPDLKAREGAILQLKARAAQREYELFAELRQRVGAQAGPIRAAARRVAALDALAALAEVAATGGYCCPELTDSRTLQIEAGRHPVVEQMLVEEPFTANGIHLGEEGQPDLLVLTGPNASGKSCYLRQIGLLQLLAQVGSWIPARSARLGICDRIFTRVGAVDDLATGQSTFMVEMAETANILHHATDRSLVLLDEIGRGTATFDGLSIAWAVAEHLAEGIRARSVFATHYHELNELAELLPNVANVQVLVEETGERLRFLHQVRPGGASRSYGIEAARLAGVPPSVVLRARQVLSRIEANSHVALSAPARPA